CGTTGGAACCTGAAGGCGGCTGCTCCCACTGTGGGGGCCCTTCCTGCCAGTTACCCTGAGATGAACGCACTTCCTCCAGGCCCCATGGAGAAAGGTTCAGTGCTTAAGGCTGGGAGGGCAGAGGGGAAGAAGCcccagagagagaaaacagattttcCAGAGATAGGACAGAGTGGGACAGGCTGGGAAAGGTTGTGAGAGCCACTTACCTAAAACGGTGAGCTGGGTCCCGCTGCCAAACACATGCCTCAGTGAATTATGCTTGGACTGAAACCCCCGGGGCCAGCACCTGGGGCCAGTCCAGGAGCCGTGCTGGAGCAGGAACCTGCGGGGTGTGAGGGGCACAGGGCTGCAGTGTGTAGGCTGTGACCTAGGCACAGGGCATGGGGGTGGCCAGTATCCCAGTAGTATCTCTGTGCCTATCCATTCTCTGAGGCAGGTGCCACCCACAGCCTTGGAGTCACCCCAGCCTGTGTCCCACTCTCTGAAGCTGTTGGTGCTGATGGCAACACTGACCCAGTGGGTCCCAGCAACTCCCTGAGTGACACATCCCCTCAGGCAGCTGTGCGGTGTGGCTCAGGAGTCCTGAGCTGGCTTGGACCTGTCCAACCTCACTTAGTTCCATTTTAAGGGCCTCTGAAGTCCGCCACAAGTGTCCCAGTCAAGCCAGGCTGACTTTCTCCCTGGACCAGGACACTGGGTCATTCTTGACTCAAAAGGAGAGTCCTCTGCTTTTATATCTATCCATGGAGATGCagctgagtctcactttgttcatGAAGCCTTTTCTGACCTCTCAGATCACTCattccatctgtccatccatccgtctGTCCATCTATCTATGCATCTGTCCATGTATTCATCTGTCTTTGCATCCATCTATCATCtgcccattcatccacccatctacctgTACGTCCGTCCATAGATCCATCCTGTCTACCAGGCACTGTGTTGTGTGCTGGGGACATGGTGTGGTCCCCCAGGCTCTCACCCCCATCTCTCCCAGGTCATGGCCAGCAAGGCCCTCCTCATGGTCATGTCCAAGGTCCTTCTGCTGTACCTGGTGTCTCTGCTGGATGTGACATGGGACTGGCCCTTCTTTCCAGTGGCTCTTTTCCCCTTGGGGTCTGAGACtcccctttcctcttctcctgGCATCTGTTTCTCCATGTCCCATGCCTGGCTGCTGACTCCCCAGATCCCCACCAGACCTCTTTCTTAGCCATCTTCATACTCTGTGACCCCGACTATTGCCCAGATGGTGAGGCTGGAGCCTATCCCAGCTTCAAATCCTCTCAGCTCCACCTCAATTGCCTACTGACCATGCCCAGTGGGCTACCCAACAGGACTCTCCAATTAATCACTTCCAGAGGAGATGACCACCTTCCCCCAGCACAGCTCATTTTCCATCTTCATCTCATCACAATGACCATGGGCTGTCTCAACCCCTCAGCCAGAAACCTGGAGTCCCTGGACTCAGTCACCTCACCTCCCACACCGAAATGGCTTTTGTGTACTTAGCTACTGCATCtagacattcttttctttttgagatagagtcttgctgtgttgcccaggctggagtgcagtggtgtaatctcagctcactgcaacctccacctcctgagttcctgggttcaaacgattctcatgcctcagcctcccaagtagctgggactacaggcatgcaccaccacacccagctaacttttcttttttttttttttgtttttgtttttgagacagtcttgctctgtcatccaggctggagtgcagtggcacaatatcagctcactacacgctctgcatcccgggttcacgccattctcctgcctcagcctccccagcagctaggactacaggtgcactctgccatactcggctaattttttttttttttttttttttgtatttttagtagagacagggtttcaccatattagccaggatggtctcgatctcctgacctcatgaaccgcccacctcggcctcccaaaatgctgggattacaggagtgagccactgtgcctgaccacacccagctaacttttctgttttatagagatagggtttcaccatgttggccaggttggtctcgaactcctgatctcaagtgatccatccactttggcctcccaaagtactggaattacaggtgtgagccaccacacctgcccctcAAAAATctttactcttttaaaattatgagaatATAACATTTAAGATAATTAAGCAATAGAGAAGTGCATTTAAGAAGTGTAATattgtgatccgccggcctcggcctcccaaagtgctgggattacaggcatgagccaccacacctggctcctttctttttttttttttttataattgcaGTAAAACATACATAGCATTAATATTTCCACTTCAACCATATTTAAACGTACAGCTCTGTGGCACTAAGTGCATTCACACTGTTGGGCAACcttcaccaccatccatctccagaactcttccatcttcccaaacagaaactctaaaCTCATTAACTATAGCCCCCcccattcttccctccccctcGCCCTGCTAACCTCAAATCTACTTTTTGTCCaagtgaatttgcctattctagggaCCTCATAAAAGTGAATTCAAAtgacatttgtctttttgtgtctggtttatttcactatgtataatgtcttcaagtttcatccatgttgtagaaaACTTccgaaattaatttaaaaataattaatatttaaaacctATTAAGACCTATTAAAAgtaatacaggccaggcacagtgactcaagtctgtaatcccagcactttgggaggccgaggcaggtggatggcttgagcccaggggttccagacctgcccaggcaacatggtgaaacctcatctctacaaaaaattatcccagtttggtagtgcatgcttgtagtcccagctacgtgggacactgaggcagggatattgcttgagcccaggagttggaggccagcctggccaacatagtgagacccccatctctaaaaaattaaataaaacaaataaatgtacaactaaatataaaaagtgatacacaatctatttcttaaaaacaatgaaggccgggcgcggtggctcaagcctgtaatcccagcactttgggaggccgagacgggcggatcatgaggtcaggagatcgagaccatcctggctaatacggtgaaaccccgtctctactaaaaaatacaaaaaactagccgggcgacgaggcaggcgcctgtagtcccagctactcgggaggctgagacaggagaatggcatgaacccgggaggcggagcttgcagtgagctgagagccggccactgcactccagcctgggcagcagagcaagactccgtctcaaaaaaaaaaaaaaaaaaaaaaaaaaacaatgaaaatatctttcaataagGTATGAATAGAAGAGATATTTACTTGATAGGAGATATTTACCAGAGTTCTACAGTAataatcagtttttttcttttttttcttttctttttttttttttttttgggacagggtctccctctgtcacaggctggagtgcagtggtgggatctcagcttactgcatcctcaacctctcaggcttaagcaatcctctcacctcagcctcctaagtagctgggaccacaggcaagtaccaccatgactggctagtttttatatattttgtagaaatggggtcttgctgtgttgttcaggctgatctcaaactcctgggctcaaacaatcctgcctcagcctcccaaagttgtgggattacaggcatgagccactgcacctggcccatagtATTTCTATGAGATTTCTAAAGATTATAAAAACTCATATTCATATACCCCCagcaaaataccttttttttttttttttgagagggagtctcattctgtcatccaggctggagtgcaggggtgcaatctcagctcactgcaacctccacctcccggattcaagcgattctcctgcctcagcctcccgagtagctgggactataggctcgtgccaccacgtccagctaatttttctatttttagtagagacggagttttgccatgctggccaggattgtctcgatctcctgacctcgggatctgcctgccttggcgtcccgaagtgctgggattacaggcatgagacacagcATCCGGCCCAtagtatttctatatttctaaagATTATAATATAAAAACTTATGTTAATATCCCCCCTAACATAATACCAATGTTATTATCTGTGTCTCCCTCCACCTGTCACCTGTCCCTTGTGGAGAACCCTCAGGCCTTCCCCATCCCAGTCTCTGTTCTGCGGGCATCACCCTGCCTGTAGCTGTCTCCTCACCCAGCCCCCGCTCCTTGTAGACTTGAATTGGGGTAAATCTAGATCCTCTAGGACCTCACCCCCAGCACAGAGTCTGACCCTGATGGGGAATCCTTGCCCGGAAGTCCGTGCAGGACACTGAGACCCGGTCCCGGCCCGCCACCATGCTGATCCCGCCTCCATGGCCGGGCTCCTGGTGTGGGTCAGGTTGGCTGCCGCTGCTGGAGCTCTCACCACAGCCACCCCAGCATCCTCTGGGTAGGTGGGAGATTGAAGGCCCTCACCAATCAGGGCCCCTCAGATTGCAAAAGGGGAAACTcaggcccagtgcggtggctcacgcctgtaatcccagcactttgggaggccgaggcgggcagatcacctgaggtcaggagtttgagaccagcctggccaacatggtgaaaccccatctctactaaaaaaatacgcacaattagccgggtgtggtggtgcgcacctgtaatcccagctactccagaggctgaggcaggagaatctcttgaacctgggaggcagagtttgcagtgagctgagattgtgccattgcactccagactgggcaacaagagtgaaactccatgaaACTTTGTTTGAAGAAGAAGATAAAAAGGGGGGAAACTCAGGCGCCAGAGGTGCACGTGTCAGCTCCATCAGCTTAGAGGATGGGACAGGGGAGAGCTAGAGGCCATCCAGTTTGGGCCTTAGAATCTGTGCCCATGAACTGAGTGACTTGGATGGGTCGCCTCACCTCTCTGGGCTCTATCCCCATCTGCACAAAGGGGATCACAGTGGGACCTGCCTATGGGGCCAGCGAGAGGGAGGTTCTGCCCCTGAAATGATGATCGCCTGTGGGTATAACGTGATCACCTGTGGGTACAACGTGATTGCCCGTGGGTACAACTTGATGGCCTGTGGGTATAGCGTGATCGCCTGTGGGTATAGCGTGATCGCCTGTGGGTATAACGTGATCGCCTGTGGGTATAACGTGGTCGCCTGTGGGTATAACATGCACCGGCGATGACCAGGCTGTTGTGTCCCCAATAGTCATAAATGGACCCAGATGCTTGGTGCTTTGTCTGGGGACCTCCCACCACACGCAGAGTGGTAGCAAGGGCTGAGGTCACACAGGGAGTTTTGGCCTCCCTAGACCCTCTCCTGGGCCTCTTCTTTGGAGGCACCTGCACCGTGGATAAGCTTGGGTCTCCTAGGGGGTGGTTTCAGGAGGCGATGCTGGCTGAGGTCTAGTGACCCAGGGACTCCAGGAAAGGCTCCTCACACATCAGCTGGAGCTCCAGGGAGTGGCTCCTGCCCAGTGAGGGTGGGAGTGGACAGGCGACATAGGccaggggaaaggggaaggaggtgagaggaggaggaggagggagaagaggaggaggaggagggggaagtggGGGAGGCCTAGGCACCCTTCAGGGATAGTGGCCACCACCCCTGTGGACGTCCTGCCCCTGCCTCTAGTCCTGCCCTACCCCAAGTACTAGGGGGAGGTAAGGGAGACATTGGCCTTCGTGCCAAATGTAAGGGGTAGCAGAAATCTCAggaatcaagataaataatattttaatatgatattaagcaataaaaattaatttaaacaaatcCACGATGGACAAAATATTAACACTTCAGTTAAAGTCAGTGTGTCTCTGGCTCCCCTCCAGGGATTaaccttcctcctccccactctgGCTTATCTCCCCTTGGTCATCCTTTCCCGCCTCTGCCGCCAGAACCCCACAGCCCCTGGAATCTCTCACCCCTTACCTGCCCCACCGGCTCCTCAGACTGGACCTGCTGCTTCCTCCAGGGGCTccagggcccagggccctgctctgTGGTGCAGCCGTTGGGCGCACCAGGCCATGGGTTACCAGCGCCAGACccagcagcagcaggggccagCGCTGCCTGAGGTTGGGGCCTGGCTCAACAGGGGCCTCACGGGCCCCCTGGCCTGTCTCTGGCCTCATCGGCCCTCAGGGTCGGAGGCCTGACTTGCAGCGTGGGCTCCCTGGAGAGTGGTGCCCCGGTCTCTCGCTGGCAGCAGCTCTCCCAGGGCACCCCAGTCCATGTGGCCCCATCCTCATCCTCTGGTCCCTGCCCCCAGCCAGGCCCCTTCCAGCGTCCATGGCTGTTACTCCTGGGGTTCTGTCCCAGAGGCACATCTGCCAACTGCCCTGCTGTGGTCAGGATCCAGGGCTCAACTGCCTCCCGCACCTGTCAGCTTGGCCTTGTCCCTGGGGCCCTGGGTGCTTTGCTCAGGGACCTCCCACCACAGACAGAGGGTCGGCAAGGGCTGAGGTCACACAAGGAGGTGGGCTGCACCATGGTCCCCCAAGACCCTCCCCTGGGGCTTTCCTTTGGAGGAATTTGCACCCTGGATGGGCTTGAGTCCCCCTTGGGGCTGGTACCAGGAGGTGATGCGCCTGACTTCCCTCCTTCCCCGAGGGCGCCCTGGGTCTGTGGAGCATCTCACTGGGGTCCAGAGAGCTGCCCAGCAGGAGTCCCCCAGGGCTTGAGCTCAGGGGGCTGGGCTGAGGCTCCTCCAACCAGCCCTAGAAGGAGGTGTGGTTAGAGAGGAGGAAACAGGTTTGGGGTTAACCAGAAGTCACTCAACGGTTCAAGTAGAGGAATCATGAGGTAAGAATGAAAATGCTGTTTAATGCACTATGTTCAGCACCTCACGGACCTCacatcacacagacacacacagacagacacacccCACCCCAGCTTCCTGAAGGTGTAATTGACAAAACTGTATATATTGACCACCTACAATGTGATGCTTTGCCACACtgtaaaatgattaaatcaagctgaCTTACACGTCCGTCTCCTCACATACTTACGCTTTTGTAGTGAGAACAGGGAAGATCTAATCTTAGCAATTTTCCAGTATACAATACATTTATTAACTGTAGTCTCCATGTTGTAAAATACATCTCCAGAGTTCATTCTTACAGATTTCACTCAGAGGCCAGTAGCTTCCTCCCAAGCGGTGAGTGCATCATGTCATGGCTTCTGACAGGTCCCCGGGTCCTCTCCCAGCCCGGCATCCCCGACCCTCTCCCAACATCTCGGGACCCTGTGCTTTGGTGGTGGGGGGAGCAGTGGCAGTAAGGAGGGACTGAGCACCTGTGCTGGGCGACCAGGGCCAGGCTCTTTTGCTGGTGCTGCCAGAGACGCCTCTGGTCACCCAGGAGTCTCAGGTTCCTCTCCTCCAGAGATGGGGCTGGAAATGCTGCCGGCTCTGCTCACTTTTCAGGGCCGGGATGAGGTTGGTGTTGGGAGATAACGCATGTCAAAgtgttgttttcttcatttgtaaaaaagTTGTAACATACGCACGACCTAAAATTTATCATCttgatcttttgttttttttgagagtcttgctctgtcatcaggctggagtgcagtgtggcacgatctcagctcagtgaaacttctgactccctggttcaagcaattctcctgcctcagcctcctgagtagctgggattacaggcatgcgccaccatgcccaactaatttttgtatttttagtagagatggggtttcaccatgttggccaggctggtctcgatctcctgacctcatgatctgcccgcctgggcctcccaaagtgctaggatcacaggtgtgagccactgcatctggcccatcttgaccatttttaagtgcacagttcagtggcattaactaCATTCACAATGTCGTGCAACCATCACCGCCATCcatctctagattttttttttgagagtcttgctctgttgtctacgctggagtgcagtagggcaatctcagctcatggcaatctcttcctcctgagttcaagtgattatcctgtctcagcctcctgtgtagctgggattacaggtacccaccaccatgccagctaatttttgtacttttaatagaaatagggtttcagcatgttggtcaggctggtctccaactcgtgacctcatgatctgcctgcctcccaaagtgctgggtttacaggcataagccaccacaactggctttttctgtttttttgagatgaagtctcactctgtcgcccaggctggagtgcaatggcacatctAGATCTTTTCCATCTTGCAAACCTCAAATTCTGTCCCCATTCAACACTAActtcccatttctccctcccccagcccccagcacccACCATGCTAGTTCCCGTCTCTCCATTTGGCTACCCTGGGTACCTCCTATGGGTGGGACCATACTCTACTTGTCCTTTGAAAGTACTTTTTAAACTGGAAAGTGCTGCATGTATAATACCTTCAGGGGCTTAttagtattatctttttttttttttttttttttctgagatggaatttcactctgctgcccaggctggagtccagtggcgctatctaagctcactgtggcctctgcctcctgggtttgagcaattctcctgcttcagcctcccagatagctggtctataggtgcccgccatcatgctaCATTTTCGTGTTTCTAATAGAGaaggcatttcaccatgttgaccaggctggtcccgaactcctgatctcaggtgatcagcccacctcagcctcccaaagactggggattacaggcatgggccatcgcgcccggccggttatcattactattattaccAGCTGGCCCAGTTAGTGTGGCTTGGAAAATGTTAACCATCATAAAGTAAATGAATCCTTGATGATACTGAGCTTCAACTGCCACTCTTCGAATTTTGCACTCCAACTCATAGAGGGTGTGAAATTCATTCCAATGGCTGCAGCTAACATTTTGTTAAAGTGAGGCAGCCTAGCGCTAACTCCAGCTGGAGAGCGAGCTGTTCCACGGGAGGGATGGTGAGGGTTCCCGGAATGTTGCTTCAGTTACCTGAATGCGCAGACATGCTCTGGATAACAATGGAAGATCTACTTCCTGCTGGAAGTTTGGATGGAAAATCTTTTGGAAAGTGCTCTCCTGGAACACCTGGCCTAGCTGTCAAATCCCCTCTTGCATTTCCCCAGCGGCTGATCCACTGTCACGTTTTAAGCCACCCTTTGCCTTAGGTCCTCCATATCCCAGTCCCCGCCACCAGGTGTGTCCCTGGGGGCGGTGCCATCCGATGGTTTGTCCAGCGCTGTGAGGCTCTCCCCAGCTTCCCTCCAGTTGAGTTTCATGGGTGCCACATGCCTGTCCTGGAGCTGGGCCATCTGACACATCCCCTTGGCATCTGCCAGTCATGGTTGTGGGATACTAcaacagacagagagacaaacagaAGACTTCACGTTATCTCATGGAGATCACAAGAGCCATAGTGAGCTCAGGCTCCATGGACTGATGCTCAGATCCCAGTGTCCCACAAACACTGAGAGTCCCCTAAGTGCCAAAGGCTGCATTCCAGACAGCTCCTGATCCTCGGGGAGACGGGCAAGGTGCTGAGCAGTAATGGGATGTGGACACCCTAAGAAACATTGATGCAGGTACAGAGGAAGCCCCTGGGAGGCTCCAATCCAGTGCAGCTTCTCCCCTGTTGGGAGGCTTTGTCCACTGCTGCCCCTGACCCTGGCTCCTCTCACCTTCAGGGCTGGAGCAGCATCTGCTCTAGGGGTCTGGGCTGAAGCTGCTCCCTCCCCAGTACCCCCCTTGAGTGTGACACTCATCATTGCCTGGAACTCAGAAACTGTGGTTCCCCCAAGGACAGCCCCAGGTCTTGGGAGAGGAATGAAATCTCTTTAAATATAGTGTCCCCAGCCACTCCCTTTCAGGCCCTGCCTGATCCTGCACCTGCCATGGCCTCTAAACAGAGGCAGCCTCAGACCACATCTTTCTGTTGTGGGAAATCTGGGTCTGGCTGGATCCTGGGGACCCTATGGGACTGGGCTGGGCCGGGCCTCTCCAGCAGGTGCAGCTGCGGCTCTGACCACCCAGGCTCACCTCACCCCTTCCTGGACTGAGATGTGTCCAGGCCTGAGCAGAGGAGGCTGGGTCCTGCTGTCCTGCTCAGTGCCCTCTCTTTTTAGGGTCTCTGGTGCCTCCGCAGAGCCCTCTGGGTCCCGCCTGGCTCTCCTCCATCAGAGCACAGGAGAACGTCCCATCCGGTCACCTCTGCCCTGCTCCCATGTTCGTGGGTGCCCCCCATTCTGGCATCCTGCTGGTCAGTCCCCTGACCACTCTCTATGCCCCAGGCCTCAGAGACTCTGCCTGCACCACCAAGGATCCCTCTCTTCCAGGCTGTCTCCAGAGGAAATACAGAACCACTTTCCCCAGGACCCAGAAGTGAAGGTTCTAGAAACTCTCAGGTTCTCAGGGTCACTGGAAGTGGTCTCTGCTATTTTGGCAGCttcaaaatattcttcaaagccaAGAAATCTTGAGGTTTCCTTGGACACGAGGATGATGATGTAGCTACCATTATTTATGGCCGCCAGgctgatgtttaattttatgtgtcaacttggcagGGCCACAGTGCCAGcgatttggtcaaacattattctgatgTTTCTGTGGCATTATTCTGTGGGTgggattaacatttaaattttacatttcacaAATCTGTGAAAATTGAacaacagtctttttttttttttttttgagacggtctcactctgttgcccaggttggaatgtaatggtgcaatcgtagctcactgcagcctcaccctccagggctcaaggaatgcctcccacctcagcctcccaaagggttggaatTTAAGTTACCAATTTCCCTCTATGTGATTTATCCATATCCTATGAATTTTTATTCggtggtctcattgttcagttttaTGCGGTAGACTCATTGTTCAGTTTAAAATGTCACCTAATTTTTGAGTTCTCCAACTGTTGGCTTATTTAgcagtttctttattttctctttttctttctttctttttttccctctctctctctctccttcctttcccttcgttctcttcttccttccctctttctttctgttttagagacagggtcttgctctgtcagccaagctggagtgcagtggtacaatcagagttgactgcagcctccaactctcaggctcaagcgatcttcccacttcagcctcccaagtagccggaagTAGAGGCACATGCCCccgcacctggctaaattttataaatgttttgttaagagcgagggtcttgctatgttgctcgggctggtctcaaggctcctgaactcaagtgatcctcccgacttggcctcctgaagtgtgggattacaggcgtgagccaccatgcctgcctagcggcatatttcttaatttccaaatatatgaGGATGTTCTAGTTATATATTTGGTTTTAGGGgatattttgtgggtttttttttttttttttttttttttttttgagacagtctcgctgtcacccaggctggagtgcagtagtgtgatcat
This window of the Rhinopithecus roxellana isolate Shanxi Qingling chromosome 13, ASM756505v1, whole genome shotgun sequence genome carries:
- the LOC104680370 gene encoding immunoglobulin lambda-like polypeptide 1 isoform X2, giving the protein MRPETGQGAREAPVEPGPNLRQRWPLLLLGLALVTHGLVRPTAAPQSRALGPGAPGGSSRSSLRSRWGRSAQGHPLGHSVPAIL
- the LOC104680370 gene encoding immunoglobulin lambda-like polypeptide 1 isoform X1, yielding MRPETGQGAREAPVEPGPNLRQRWPLLLLGLALVTHGLVRPTAAPQSRALGPGAPGGSSRSSLRSRWGRFLLQHGSWTGPRCWPRGFQSKHNSLRHVFGSGTQLTVLGQPKATPSVTLFLPSFEELQANKATLVCLMSDFYPGILTVTWKADGTPITQGVEMTTPSKQSNKYAASSYLSLTPEQWRSRRSYSCQVTHEGSTVEKTVAPAECS